One window of the Arthrobacter sp. zg-Y919 genome contains the following:
- a CDS encoding F0F1 ATP synthase subunit B: MNEALILAAEEGANPLVPNIWEILVTLLGFAVLMYIVVKFVVPMFEKTYAERTEAIEGGLKKAEAAQAEASAALDEYKQQLIDARTEANKIREEARAEGAQILADLKAKAGAESARIMEQSHVAIEAERQAAVVSLRSEVGTLATELASKIVGESLADDARAGRVVDRFLDDLESQNAGAVK, from the coding sequence ATGAACGAGGCACTAATCCTCGCCGCCGAAGAAGGCGCGAATCCACTGGTCCCGAACATCTGGGAGATCCTCGTAACACTGCTTGGCTTCGCCGTGCTGATGTACATCGTCGTCAAGTTCGTCGTCCCGATGTTCGAGAAGACGTATGCGGAGCGCACCGAGGCCATCGAAGGCGGACTCAAGAAGGCCGAAGCCGCACAGGCTGAAGCCAGCGCCGCCCTGGATGAATACAAGCAGCAGCTCATCGACGCCCGCACCGAGGCCAACAAGATCCGTGAGGAAGCACGCGCCGAAGGCGCCCAGATCCTTGCTGACCTGAAGGCCAAGGCAGGCGCCGAATCCGCCCGCATCATGGAACAGTCCCACGTCGCCATCGAAGCGGAGCGCCAGGCAGCTGTCGTTTCCCTCCGCAGCGAAGTGGGAACCCTCGCCACCGAACTGGCCAGCAAGATCGTCGGCGAGTCCCTCGCAGACGATGCGCGTGCCGGCCGTGTGGTTGACCGTTTCCTTGACGACCTGGAATCCCAGAACGCAGGTGCGGTCAAGTAA
- the atpE gene encoding ATP synthase F0 subunit C, which yields MIGEINGNINLVGYGLSAIGGAIGVGLVFAAYINGVARQPEAQRVLQPIAFLGLALTEALAILGLVFAFVL from the coding sequence ATGATTGGTGAAATCAACGGCAACATCAACCTCGTCGGTTACGGCCTGTCCGCCATCGGCGGCGCCATCGGCGTGGGCCTGGTCTTCGCGGCCTACATCAACGGCGTTGCCCGCCAGCCGGAAGCCCAGCGCGTCCTGCAGCCCATCGCCTTCCTGGGCCTGGCCCTGACCGAAGCACTGGCTATCCTTGGTCTGGTTTTCGCGTTCGTTCTCTAA